Proteins found in one Desulfobacteraceae bacterium genomic segment:
- a CDS encoding topoisomerase DNA-binding C4 zinc finger domain-containing protein: MEARVWQVATVGADIRCPACGADAINRYGSTRNGKRRFLCLVCGRQFVWPSGKAEATERPNCPRCGAPMHVYMRRKSVTRYRCRNYPKCRTFVKVDKSQEE; encoded by the coding sequence ATGGAAGCGAGGGTCTGGCAGGTGGCGACGGTGGGGGCGGATATTCGATGTCCCGCGTGCGGGGCGGATGCGATCAACCGCTATGGCAGTACCCGGAACGGCAAGCGTCGCTTCCTGTGTCTGGTGTGCGGCCGCCAGTTCGTGTGGCCTTCAGGCAAGGCCGAAGCCACGGAGAGGCCCAACTGTCCGAGGTGCGGAGCCCCCATGCACGTTTACATGCGCCGGAAGTCCGTCACCCGTTATCGCTGCCGCAATTATCCCAAATGCAGAACGTTTGTCAAAGTGGATAAAAGCCAAGAGGAGTAG